A region from the Vicia villosa cultivar HV-30 ecotype Madison, WI linkage group LG3, Vvil1.0, whole genome shotgun sequence genome encodes:
- the LOC131661482 gene encoding coilin-like isoform X2, with product MTTAMTEKVRLRLFFDDPNMLSKSKTNQGLNRCWFLLKPHLTTISDLTSHLQTLFRLHRTSPAGITLSMDGFVLPSFESTCILKDKDIVCVRRKGSSLTDGKPAMLPLEACENRSTEALELLAIEGIQEERREYETVNLDDDDDDVDNDQTEDVVYVEAKSDGNTTSKKRKASKKLKSPSQKKIKMSTTDNLSVIPEVNDEENGSLKDGAHRQPSPAKKSSKKLSKKSSNRDLIKQKDDQNGSTSDETRSLQPQGEGETKKLPSRSARRKKAKRKWLRELKLKEKEKENENENEKEKVLEKDDPQLPTKDKNCIVADVLQQSDEESEADDDMVPVEIKPGHIRFQSRGKDKAVPENQFPVDTFQWSGTTSKKKGQKWGKERTSSHKQDDYEQPRQDFPTVQNAGKKNTFDAVDFEKLTPYTDLPKEGNVIAYRLIELSESWTPEISSFRVGKVTQFDSKSNRIWLETVSEYPFDFRKKIDDLDDDATPAQYDPSPYQEDGSLEIDYVSLADVRIIKHGHSNLATVVASNDALVTPSKATNRSTDALVTPTKATNNSTVEKHVGNQTPVGSSKPQKEGHTPAKENGEVNVWDEINEALKAKKARLSQGDGWKKDDSSSNRPWSQRAKCSALGPTMALLRSQNGFKK from the exons ATGACGACGGCGATGACGGAAAAAGTGAGACTCCGATTGTTCTTCGACGATCCCAACATGCTCAGTAAGTCAAAGACGAACCAAGGCTTGAACCGTTGCTGGTTCCTTCTAAAACCCCACCTCACCACCATTTCCGATCTCACCTCTCACCTCCAAACCCTTTTCCGCCTCCACCGCACCTCTCCCGCCGGCATCACTCTTTCG ATGGATGGTTTTGTTTTACCATCGTTTGAGTCTACTTGTATTTTGAAGGATAAAGACATTGTGTg TGTGAGAAGAAAGGGAAGTAGTTTAACTGATGGTAAACCTGCAATGCTGCCATTAGAAGCTTGTGAGAATCGGTCTACTGAGGCTCTGGAGCTTCTTGCAATTGAGGGGATTCAAGAGGAGAGGCGAGAATATGAAACTGTTAAcctagatgatgatgatgatgatgttgataatGATCAAACTGAAGATGTGGTTTATGTGGAAGCTAAATCGGATGGGAATACAACTTCAAAGAAGAGAAAGGCGTCCAAGAAGCTTAAGAGCCCTAG TCAGAAGAAGATTAAGATGTCTACCACGGATAACTTATCAGTCATTCCGGAGGTCAATGATGAGGAAAATGGAAGTTTGAAAGACGGTGCTCACCGCCAGCCAAGTCCTGCCAAGAAGTCATCAAAAAAGTTGTCAAAAAAGTCTAGCAACCGtgatttaattaaacaaaaagatGACCAAAATGGGTCAACAAGCGATGAAACAAG GTCTCTTCAGCCTCAAGGTGAAGGCGAAACTAAAAAG ttGCCTAGCAGAAGTGCTCGGCGGAAAAAGGCCAAAAGAAAGTGGTTGAGGGAACTAAAAttaaaggagaaagagaaagagaatgagaatGAGAACGAGAAGGAGAAG GTGCTTGAAAAAGATGATCCACAATTACCTACCAAAGATAAGAATTGCATAGTTGCTGATGTGCTTCAACAATCCGATGAAGAAAGTGAAGCAGATGACGACATGGTTCCTGTGGAGATCAAGCCAGGGCACATTCGGTTTCAGTCCCGTGGAAAAG ATAAGGCAGTGCCAGAGAATCAGTTCCCAGTG GACACATTTCAGTGGAGTGGTACTACCAGCAAGAAGAAGGGTCAGAAATGGGGTAAAGAGAGGACCTCATCCCATAAACAGGATGATTATGAGCAGCCCCGTCAAGATTTTCCTACTGTTCAGAATGCTGGGAAAAAAAACACATTTGACGCAGTAGATTTTGAAAAGCTTACACCTTACACAGACTTGCCAAag GAAGGAAATGTTATTGCTTATCGATTGATTGAGTTATCAGAATCTTGGACTCCTGAGATCTCCTCCTTCAGA GTTGGTAAAGTAACACAGTTTGACAGTAAATCAAACAGGATATGGCTAGAGACAGTTTCAGAATATCCATTTGACTTTAGGAAGAAAATAGATGACCTAGACGACGATGCAACACCTGCACAGTACGATCCTTCCCCTTATCAGGAAGATGGTTCTTTAGAG ATTGATTATGTATCTCTTGCTGATGTTCGAATTATTAAGCATGGCCACTCGAATTTGGCAACTGTAGTTGCTTCTAATGATGCTTTAGTAACTCCATCAAAAGCAACTAACAGAAGTACTGATGCTTTGGTAACTCCAACAAAAGCAACCAACAATAGCACTGTTGAAAAACATGTTGGTAATCAAACTCCTGTTGGAAGCTCGAAGCCACAAAAGGAGGGCCATACCCCTGCTAAAG AAAACGGGGAAGTTAACGTTTGGGATGAAATCAACGAAGCATTAAAAGCAAAGAAGGCCCGGCTGTCGCAGGGGGATGGTTGGAAGAAAGATGATAGTTCAAGCAATAGGCCATGGTCTCAGAGAGCCAAATGCAGTGCACTGGGTCCTACAATGGCACTTTTAAGATCACAGAATGGCTTTAAGAAATAG
- the LOC131661482 gene encoding coilin-like isoform X1 codes for MTTAMTEKVRLRLFFDDPNMLSKSKTNQGLNRCWFLLKPHLTTISDLTSHLQTLFRLHRTSPAGITLSMDGFVLPSFESTCILKDKDIVCVRRKGSSLTDGKPAMLPLEACENRSTEALELLAIEGIQEERREYETVNLDDDDDDVDNDQTEDVVYVEAKSDGNTTSKKRKASKKLKSPSQKKIKMSTTDNLSVIPEVNDEENGSLKDGAHRQPSPAKKSSKKLSKKSSNRDLIKQKDDQNGSTSDETRSLQPQGEGETKKLPSRSARRKKAKRKWLRELKLKEKEKENENENEKEKLHLDQVLEKDDPQLPTKDKNCIVADVLQQSDEESEADDDMVPVEIKPGHIRFQSRGKDKAVPENQFPVDTFQWSGTTSKKKGQKWGKERTSSHKQDDYEQPRQDFPTVQNAGKKNTFDAVDFEKLTPYTDLPKEGNVIAYRLIELSESWTPEISSFRVGKVTQFDSKSNRIWLETVSEYPFDFRKKIDDLDDDATPAQYDPSPYQEDGSLEIDYVSLADVRIIKHGHSNLATVVASNDALVTPSKATNRSTDALVTPTKATNNSTVEKHVGNQTPVGSSKPQKEGHTPAKENGEVNVWDEINEALKAKKARLSQGDGWKKDDSSSNRPWSQRAKCSALGPTMALLRSQNGFKK; via the exons ATGACGACGGCGATGACGGAAAAAGTGAGACTCCGATTGTTCTTCGACGATCCCAACATGCTCAGTAAGTCAAAGACGAACCAAGGCTTGAACCGTTGCTGGTTCCTTCTAAAACCCCACCTCACCACCATTTCCGATCTCACCTCTCACCTCCAAACCCTTTTCCGCCTCCACCGCACCTCTCCCGCCGGCATCACTCTTTCG ATGGATGGTTTTGTTTTACCATCGTTTGAGTCTACTTGTATTTTGAAGGATAAAGACATTGTGTg TGTGAGAAGAAAGGGAAGTAGTTTAACTGATGGTAAACCTGCAATGCTGCCATTAGAAGCTTGTGAGAATCGGTCTACTGAGGCTCTGGAGCTTCTTGCAATTGAGGGGATTCAAGAGGAGAGGCGAGAATATGAAACTGTTAAcctagatgatgatgatgatgatgttgataatGATCAAACTGAAGATGTGGTTTATGTGGAAGCTAAATCGGATGGGAATACAACTTCAAAGAAGAGAAAGGCGTCCAAGAAGCTTAAGAGCCCTAG TCAGAAGAAGATTAAGATGTCTACCACGGATAACTTATCAGTCATTCCGGAGGTCAATGATGAGGAAAATGGAAGTTTGAAAGACGGTGCTCACCGCCAGCCAAGTCCTGCCAAGAAGTCATCAAAAAAGTTGTCAAAAAAGTCTAGCAACCGtgatttaattaaacaaaaagatGACCAAAATGGGTCAACAAGCGATGAAACAAG GTCTCTTCAGCCTCAAGGTGAAGGCGAAACTAAAAAG ttGCCTAGCAGAAGTGCTCGGCGGAAAAAGGCCAAAAGAAAGTGGTTGAGGGAACTAAAAttaaaggagaaagagaaagagaatgagaatGAGAACGAGAAGGAGAAG CTTCATCTGGATCAGGTGCTTGAAAAAGATGATCCACAATTACCTACCAAAGATAAGAATTGCATAGTTGCTGATGTGCTTCAACAATCCGATGAAGAAAGTGAAGCAGATGACGACATGGTTCCTGTGGAGATCAAGCCAGGGCACATTCGGTTTCAGTCCCGTGGAAAAG ATAAGGCAGTGCCAGAGAATCAGTTCCCAGTG GACACATTTCAGTGGAGTGGTACTACCAGCAAGAAGAAGGGTCAGAAATGGGGTAAAGAGAGGACCTCATCCCATAAACAGGATGATTATGAGCAGCCCCGTCAAGATTTTCCTACTGTTCAGAATGCTGGGAAAAAAAACACATTTGACGCAGTAGATTTTGAAAAGCTTACACCTTACACAGACTTGCCAAag GAAGGAAATGTTATTGCTTATCGATTGATTGAGTTATCAGAATCTTGGACTCCTGAGATCTCCTCCTTCAGA GTTGGTAAAGTAACACAGTTTGACAGTAAATCAAACAGGATATGGCTAGAGACAGTTTCAGAATATCCATTTGACTTTAGGAAGAAAATAGATGACCTAGACGACGATGCAACACCTGCACAGTACGATCCTTCCCCTTATCAGGAAGATGGTTCTTTAGAG ATTGATTATGTATCTCTTGCTGATGTTCGAATTATTAAGCATGGCCACTCGAATTTGGCAACTGTAGTTGCTTCTAATGATGCTTTAGTAACTCCATCAAAAGCAACTAACAGAAGTACTGATGCTTTGGTAACTCCAACAAAAGCAACCAACAATAGCACTGTTGAAAAACATGTTGGTAATCAAACTCCTGTTGGAAGCTCGAAGCCACAAAAGGAGGGCCATACCCCTGCTAAAG AAAACGGGGAAGTTAACGTTTGGGATGAAATCAACGAAGCATTAAAAGCAAAGAAGGCCCGGCTGTCGCAGGGGGATGGTTGGAAGAAAGATGATAGTTCAAGCAATAGGCCATGGTCTCAGAGAGCCAAATGCAGTGCACTGGGTCCTACAATGGCACTTTTAAGATCACAGAATGGCTTTAAGAAATAG
- the LOC131661479 gene encoding uncharacterized protein LOC131661479: MKCLSISLYILLCLFSFQCVSSINISESDIQQASIPPRGWNSYDSFCWTISEQEFLQNAQIVSQRLHHHGYEYVVVDYLWYRRKVEGAFHDSLGFDVIDKWGRVIPDPGRWPSSNDGKGFSQVANRVHSMGLKFGIHVMRGISTQAVNANTPILDTKTGGAYQESGRVWYAKDIAIRERACAWMPHGFMSVNTNLGAGKAFLRSLYQQYASWDVDFVKHDCVFGEDLDLNEISYVSEVLREVNRPIVYSLSPGAKVTPAMAKDVSGLVNLYRITGDDWDTWVDVKSHFDVSRDFAAAHMIGAKSLMGNSWPDLDMLPFGWLTDPASCQTSNTGPRRYSNLNLEEKRTQMTLWAMAKSPLMYGGDLRKIDPTTYGLITNPTLLEINSFSSTNMEFPYITSLKNEDQDSERQKRRSYRETKASYTHSLGLTSCTEPKARGWISESISHYPERICWKRNLGNKHLDPFCMHKREPNMALDKENMYKNYHHLVAANRIKFCLDASPKQNLTSKEFKRGTFSPCRWDSNQMWRLNRNGTLVNSYSGLCAIVEPVKATINSAGFRAWAATGRAGEIYVAFFNLSEQKAVISVKTSNLSKVFVRRDLSSCKGREVWSGRDLVIRQGVLSAEVEMHGTALFVLNCN, from the exons ATGAAGTGTTTATCCATCTCTCTCTACATTCTCCTCTGTCTCTTCTCTTTTCAATG TGTATCATCTATAAATATCTCTGAGAGTGACATACAACAAGCTAGCATCCCACCAAGAGGTTGGAATTCCTATGATTCCTTTTGCTGGACTATTTCCGAACAAGAGTTCCTACAAAATGCTCAAATTGTTTCTCAGCGTCTCCATCATCATGGATACGAG TATGTTGTGGTGGATTATCTTTGGTATAGAAGAAAAGTCGAGGGCGCTTTTCATGATTCTTTAGGATTTGATGTGATTGATAAATGGGGGAGGGTCATTCCTGACCCGGGGAGATGGCCTTCTTCGAATGATGGGAAAGGGTTTAGCCAAGTGGCGAATCGAGTGCATAGCATGGGTTTGAAGTTTGGAATTCATGTTATGAGAGGGATTAGTACACAAGCTGTCAATGCAAACACGCCTATTCTAGATACGAAAACG GGGGGTGCTTATCAAGAATCTGGTCGAGTGTGGTATGCGAAAGACATAGCGATCCGTGAAAGGGCTTGTGCATGGATGCCTCATGGTTTCATGAGTGTAAATACAAATTTGGGCGCTGGCAAAGCTTTTTTGAGGTCCCTTTATCAGCAGTATGCTTCATGGGATGTTGATTTTG TGAAACATGACTGTGTATTTGGCGAAGACTTGGATTTAAATGAAATAAGCTATGTGTCAGAG GTTCTCCGGGAGGTTAATCGCCCCATTGTCTATTCATTGTCTCCTGGAGCCAAAGTGACACCAGCCATGGCCAAGGATGTCAGCGGACTGGTCAATTTGTATCGTATAACAGGGGATGACTGGGATACATGGGTGGATGTCAAATCTCATTTTGATGTATCAAG AGATTTTGCAGCTGCGCATATGATAGGGGCAAAAAGTTTAATGGGGAACTCATGGCCGGATTTGGATATGCTACCGTTTGGATGGCTAACTGATCCTGCTAGTTGTCAGA CTTCAAATACAGGTCCACGTAGGTATAGTAACCTCAACCTAGAAGAGAAGAGGACACAG ATGACCTTATGGGCAATGGCAAAGTCTCCCCTAATGTATGGGGGCGATTTACGGAAGATTGATCCCACAACATATGGTCTTATCACAAATCCTACCCTGCTGGAGATTAATTCTTTTAGCTCAACTAATATGGAG TTTCCTTACATTACAAGCTTGAAGAATGAAGATCAGGATTCTGAGAGGCAAAAGAGAAGAAGCTACAGAGAAACAAAAGCATCATATACACATTCATTAGGCCTCACTAGCTGCACTGAGCCAAAGGCAAGGGGTTGGATTAGTGAGAGTATTAGTCATTATCCTGAAAGAATCTGTTGGAAAAGGAATTTAGGAAACAAGCATCTTGACCCCTTCTGCATGCACAAGAGAGAACCGAACATGGCATT AGATAAAGAGAATATGTATAAAAATTATCATCACTTAGTTGCAGCGAACAGAATAAAATTTTGCTTGGATGCTTCTCCAAAACAAAACCTCACTTCCAAAGAGTTCAAGAGAGGTACATTTTCGCCCTGCAGGTGGGATTCAAATCAG ATGTGGCGGTTGAACCGTAATGGGACCCTGGTAAATAGCTATTCAGGTTTATGCGCAATAGTAGAGCCTGTTAAAG CTACTATTAATTCTGCTGGTTTTCGCGCTTGGGCTGCAACCGGAAGAGCAG GAGAAATCTATGTTGCTTTCTTCAATCTAAGTGAACAGAAGGCGGTTATATCTGTGAAGACATCAAACCTATCTAAGGTTTTTGTTAGGAGAGACTTGAGTTCTTGTAAAGGCAGGGAAGTGTGGAGTGGAAGAGACCTTGTAATAAGGCAAGGGGTGTTATCTGCGGAAGTGGAAATGCATGGAACTGCACTATTTGTTCTAAATTGTAATTAG
- the LOC131661480 gene encoding protein PECTIC ARABINOGALACTAN SYNTHESIS-RELATED-like, which produces MAELRHSSSIGSRTTSSPMKRDGAGAGDSSPLIPENDLSDDDRHSPKDRDRPPCSHFHHLCSYFTDDHRVPLHNSKISLFFTLLLVLAGLLGLFTILHKLNSPYLCKKDGIVLHCPHVKESASLWENPYSSTTSWKPCAERRDGAISELPHENATNGYIFIHAEGGLNQQRIAICNAVAVAKIMNATLILPVLKQDQIWKDQTKFEDIFDVDHFIDYLKYDVRIVRDIPEWFTDKTELFSSIRRTVKNIPKYAPAQFYIDNVLPRIKDKKIMALKPFVDRLGYDNVPSEINKLRCRVNYHALKFLPDIERMADLLASRMRNRTGSSNPYMALHLRFEKGMVGLSFCDFVGTRDEKAKMAEYRKKEWPRRYKNGSHLWQLALQKRKEGRCPLEPGEVAVILRAMGYMKETQIYVASGQVYGGQNRMAPLRNMFPNLVTKEELATKEELDGFRKHVTSLAALDFLVCLKSDVFVMTHGGNFAKLIIGARRYMGHRLKSIKPDKGLMSKSFGDPYMGWAPFVEDVIVTHQTRTGLPEETFPNYDLWENPLTPCMCKA; this is translated from the exons ATGGCGGAGCTCCGTCACTCCTCCTCAATCGGCTCCCGAACCACTTCTTCTCCGATGAAGCGCGACGGCGCCGGCGCCGGTGATTCCTCCCCACTCATCCCCGAAAACGACCTCTCCGACGATGATCGCCACTCTCCTAAGGACCGGGACCGTCCTCCCTGCTCGCATTTTCATCACCTCTGCTCCTACTTCACCGACGACCATAGGGTTCCTCTTCACAACTCCAAGATCTCTTTATTCTTCACCTTACTTCTAGTGCTTGCTGGCTTGCTTGGTTTATTCACAATCCTCCATAAATTG AACTCCCCTTACTTGTGTAAAAAAGACGGGATTGTTCTTCACTGTCCACAT GTCAAAGAATCAGCATCTCTTTGGGAAAATCCTTACTCATCCACAACATCGTGGAAGCCATGTGCTGAGCGCAGGGATGGTGCCATATCAG AACTTCCTCATGAAAATGCAACAAATGGCTATATATTCATTCACGCTGAAGGTGGTCTAAATCAGCAAAGAATTGCG ATATGCAATGCAGTGGCTGTTGCAAAAATAATGAATGCGACTCTTATTTTGCCTGTGTTGAAACAGGACCAAATTTGGAAAGACCAAAC GAAATTTGAAGACATTTTTGACGTGGACCACTTCATTGACTACTTAAAGTATGATGTCCGTATTGTCCGCGATATCCCAGAATGGTTTACTGATAAAACAGAGCTATTTTCTAGTATAAG ACGAACTGTGAAGAATATTCCAAAATATGCACCTGCACAGTTTTACATTGACAATGTTCTGCCTCGCATCAAGGATAAAAAGATTATGGCTCTGAAACCATTTGTTGATAGGCTAGG ATATGACAATGTTCCTTCAGAAATCAACAAGTTGAGATGTAGAGTCAATTATCACGCTCTGAAGTTTCTTCCTGATATAGAGCGGATGGCAGATTTACTAGCATCGAGGATGAGAAACAGAACAGGCAGTTCAAACCCATATAT GGCATTGCATCTTAGATTTGAAAAAGGAATGGTGGGCCTATCGTTTTGTGATTTTGTGGGGACAAGAGACGAGAAAGCTAAAATGGCAGAATATAGAAAAAAGGAGTGGCCTCGACGGTATAAG AATGGTTCCCACTTGTGGCAATTGGCTCTGCAGAAGCGAAAGGAAGGGCGTTGCCCTCTAGAGCCTGGCGAAGTGGCTGTTATTCTTCGGGCTATGGGCTATATGAAGGAAACTCAAATTTATGTAGCTTCTGGACAAGTTTATGGTGGACAGAATCGGATGGCTCCTTTAAGGAATATGTTCCCTAATCTG GTTACAAAGGAGGAGTTGGCAACTAAAGAGGAGCTAGATGGTTTCAGAAAGCACGTGACGAGCCTTGCAGCTCTTGATTTCTTAGTGTGCTTGAAGTCAGATGTATTTGTGATGACCCATGGAGGCAATTTTGCTAAGCTGATAATTGGGGCCAGAAGATACATGGGTCACCGTCTAAAGTCAATTAAGCCTGACAAAGGACTAATGTCCAAGTCTTTTGGGGATCCGTACATGGGTTGGGCTCCTTTTGTAGAAGATGTTATTGTGACTCATCAGACACGGACGGGATTGCCCGAAGAGACTTTCCCTAACTACGACCTGTGGGAGAACCCTCTGACTCCTTGCATGTGTAAAGCCTGA